In a genomic window of Thermodesulfatator atlanticus DSM 21156:
- a CDS encoding PEP/pyruvate-binding domain-containing protein, whose amino-acid sequence MDILKKIFTSLGSKTKDKPDLKVLFHRFREVIESNTKALEIIADMGDKLSGDYIFDMAYIRKVTKDLSEAVFHSVHNLNLLCQNRYQELYQIFDQIETRLEALIENKVADGPFAVILDENCPEDIDLLGGKMAHLLEIKRHLGLNIPKGFVITSAAFNNYLTYNKLHPLLEELKEALEDQDTESIELKRKKIEKKILEGKISPELDKALKNALNYYKEVCKDRPLVIRSSAQEEDQELSFAGQFETIINVPPTLSALIIAYKKVIASLFGPKAISYARKFGSHLLEMAMAVGCLEMVEARTSGVIFTINPQDPHLDTLLITANWGLGGAVVEGRFPVDRFVVSRSDPNHILEKDIADKTHCLLPSEDGTIETEVAPEIRKSPCLTNEEVRTLAKIGLSLERYFKRPQDIEWVINPQDVLYLLQSRPLSISNEIVEIDKIQEVKKKYPIIVEKKGIIAQSGIAAGQVFLLKSLEELDKFPEGAILVAPRDSSQFVRIMPKVAAILTNIGSPTSHMATLCREFRVPAIVGMGDITERVQPGEVITVDAEDNCIYKGKVEELLKFQAASQLNLADTKEFRLLRKILRFVAPLNLVDPLLRNFKPEFCKTFHDILRFCHEKAVEELVSIGKEKGNLLNKDITKKLDLPIPTGILIIDLGGGLKPGTEDKDEVKLDDIECIPFKYVLSGMLEPNVWQTEAVQLQVKDFIYSMIKTPEISPSYLGENIAVISTYYLNLSLRFGYHFNILDTYCSPNIRENHIYFRFIGGAADLAKRSRRIKLIEKILSYYDFNIMTKGDLLVARIANIPLEEAAKILKMIGRLIGFTRQLDVLMEDDSAIEEAYRKFLFKK is encoded by the coding sequence ATGGATATTTTAAAAAAAATCTTTACTTCTTTAGGATCAAAAACAAAAGATAAACCAGATTTAAAAGTATTATTTCATCGTTTTAGGGAGGTGATAGAATCAAATACTAAAGCTTTAGAAATTATTGCAGATATGGGAGATAAGCTTAGCGGTGATTATATTTTCGATATGGCTTATATTCGCAAAGTGACTAAAGATCTTAGTGAAGCAGTTTTTCATTCTGTTCATAATTTGAATCTACTTTGCCAAAATCGTTATCAAGAACTTTACCAAATTTTTGATCAAATAGAAACGCGCTTAGAAGCTTTAATAGAAAATAAAGTAGCTGATGGGCCGTTTGCGGTTATTTTAGATGAAAATTGTCCAGAAGACATAGACCTTTTGGGCGGGAAAATGGCCCATTTACTAGAGATTAAAAGACATCTAGGGCTTAATATTCCAAAAGGTTTTGTTATCACTTCTGCTGCTTTTAATAACTATTTGACGTATAATAAATTACATCCTTTATTGGAAGAACTTAAGGAAGCCTTAGAAGATCAGGATACAGAATCAATAGAATTAAAGCGCAAAAAAATAGAAAAAAAGATTTTAGAAGGAAAGATAAGTCCTGAACTTGATAAGGCGTTGAAAAATGCATTGAATTATTATAAAGAGGTTTGTAAAGATAGACCTTTAGTAATACGAAGCAGTGCTCAGGAAGAAGACCAAGAACTCTCTTTTGCTGGTCAGTTCGAAACTATAATCAACGTTCCTCCTACTTTATCCGCTTTAATTATAGCCTATAAAAAAGTTATTGCGAGTCTTTTTGGTCCCAAAGCTATAAGTTACGCGAGAAAGTTTGGTAGTCATCTTTTGGAAATGGCTATGGCTGTTGGTTGTTTGGAGATGGTAGAAGCTAGAACTAGTGGAGTAATATTTACAATAAATCCTCAGGATCCACATCTTGATACTCTTCTGATTACAGCTAATTGGGGCCTTGGAGGAGCAGTAGTTGAAGGACGTTTTCCGGTAGATCGCTTTGTTGTTTCTAGAAGCGATCCTAATCATATTTTAGAAAAAGATATCGCAGATAAAACACACTGTTTACTGCCATCTGAAGATGGAACAATTGAAACCGAAGTTGCACCAGAAATTAGAAAAAGCCCCTGCCTAACAAACGAGGAAGTACGAACTCTAGCTAAAATAGGACTTAGTTTGGAGAGATATTTTAAAAGACCCCAAGACATAGAATGGGTAATCAATCCCCAAGATGTACTTTATCTACTACAAAGCCGCCCTCTTTCTATTTCTAACGAAATTGTAGAAATCGATAAAATCCAAGAAGTAAAGAAGAAATATCCCATAATAGTCGAAAAAAAAGGGATAATAGCACAAAGCGGTATTGCGGCCGGACAAGTCTTTTTACTTAAGTCCCTAGAAGAGTTAGACAAATTTCCAGAGGGCGCCATACTAGTCGCACCGAGAGACTCTTCACAGTTTGTTAGGATCATGCCTAAAGTAGCAGCTATTTTAACAAATATAGGTTCTCCTACCAGTCATATGGCTACTTTATGTCGGGAATTTCGTGTTCCTGCTATAGTGGGAATGGGAGACATTACTGAAAGGGTTCAGCCTGGTGAAGTAATAACGGTAGATGCAGAAGACAATTGTATTTATAAAGGAAAGGTGGAAGAACTCCTTAAATTTCAAGCCGCTTCTCAATTGAACTTAGCTGATACTAAAGAGTTCCGATTGTTACGAAAGATTCTTCGTTTTGTAGCTCCACTTAATTTAGTAGATCCTCTTTTGCGAAATTTTAAACCAGAATTCTGTAAAACTTTTCATGATATTTTACGTTTTTGTCATGAAAAAGCAGTTGAAGAACTAGTAAGCATAGGAAAAGAAAAAGGAAATCTGTTGAACAAGGATATTACTAAAAAGCTCGATCTCCCTATTCCAACAGGTATTTTGATAATTGATTTAGGAGGGGGATTAAAGCCAGGAACGGAAGATAAAGATGAGGTAAAGCTGGATGATATAGAATGTATTCCTTTCAAGTACGTTTTGTCAGGAATGTTAGAGCCTAACGTATGGCAAACAGAAGCTGTTCAACTCCAAGTTAAAGATTTTATTTATAGTATGATTAAAACTCCTGAAATATCTCCCTCTTATTTAGGAGAAAATATCGCTGTCATCTCAACTTACTATCTCAATTTAAGCTTACGTTTTGGATACCATTTTAATATTTTAGATACTTATTGTTCCCCAAATATAAGAGAAAATCATATTTATTTTCGATTTATTGGAGGAGCAGCAGATTTAGCTAAAAGAAGCAGACGTATAAAACTTATTGAAAAGATATTATCATATTATGATTTTAATATAATGACTAAGGGGGACCTTTTAGTAGCAAGAATTGCCAATATACCTCTAGAAGAAGCAGCAAAAATTTTAAAAATGATAGGAAGACTTATAGGTTTTACACGTCAACTAGATGTCCTTATGGAAGATGATTCCGCAATAGAAGAGGCCTATCGCAAATTTTTATTCAAAAAATAA
- a CDS encoding sensor histidine kinase, whose amino-acid sequence MTLKNVIGIAVAFYTIALLVVIMTSYLCIKKIDNKLYLWTELDSIERQILEARRYEKTYFLYHNKEDLLHVIDYITKIEKTIKSINLGHDYRKNRIYKKLGINKELTQLHYLIKEYKKLVEQLINKEKIDPNIAKKVREKGHEITELFSNIRKKITEKLDSEINLYSSIPIFIFLIAIIIVPVAAYLVAKWIIDPIEYLAVNIKKISEGKLKYIPPYKRYLLRHKEYEELIKNINEMLHTLNAKQKELLQATKMAAIGTAISGIAHEINNPLNNIFLTVEVIIDNFDDLDKEEILEMLQDIYHEGERAREIVLHLLEFARSKRDMSTEEIDLTALIKSAYRLLSNELNTKGIETKLDIPDTPIKILGNFNQLEQVLINIIVNAAQAMQGGGKLSIKAYEQGEKAIIEIADTGPGIPKEIKDKIFEPFFTTKEKGTGLGLSVSYSIIKKHHGDIKVESEVGKGTIFKIILPIAKRYNNAAQ is encoded by the coding sequence ATGACCCTAAAAAACGTTATTGGCATTGCGGTAGCCTTTTATACTATAGCTTTATTAGTAGTTATAATGACTAGCTATCTTTGTATCAAAAAAATAGATAATAAATTATACTTATGGACTGAATTAGATAGCATAGAACGCCAAATTCTAGAAGCAAGAAGATACGAAAAGACATATTTTTTGTATCACAACAAAGAAGATCTCTTACACGTTATTGACTACATAACTAAAATTGAAAAAACTATAAAATCTATAAATTTAGGACATGATTATAGAAAAAATAGAATTTATAAAAAATTAGGCATAAATAAAGAGTTAACACAACTTCATTATCTAATCAAAGAATACAAAAAGCTGGTAGAACAGCTAATTAATAAAGAAAAAATAGATCCAAATATTGCCAAAAAGGTCAGAGAAAAAGGCCATGAAATAACTGAGCTTTTTTCAAATATTAGAAAAAAAATAACTGAAAAACTTGACTCGGAAATCAATTTATATTCGTCTATACCCATTTTTATTTTTCTTATAGCTATCATAATAGTGCCTGTAGCTGCTTATTTAGTTGCAAAATGGATCATAGATCCAATTGAATACTTAGCAGTCAATATTAAAAAGATTTCAGAAGGCAAATTAAAATATATTCCTCCATATAAAAGATATCTTTTAAGACACAAAGAATACGAAGAACTAATAAAAAACATAAATGAAATGTTACACACCCTTAATGCAAAACAAAAGGAACTATTACAAGCAACTAAAATGGCAGCAATAGGCACAGCGATTTCTGGCATTGCACACGAAATCAATAATCCTCTAAATAATATCTTTTTGACAGTTGAAGTTATTATTGACAATTTCGACGATTTAGATAAAGAAGAAATACTTGAAATGTTACAAGACATTTATCATGAAGGCGAAAGAGCTAGGGAAATAGTACTACATCTATTAGAATTTGCCCGTTCTAAAAGAGATATGTCCACTGAAGAAATAGACTTAACAGCACTAATAAAAAGTGCTTATAGACTTTTAAGTAATGAACTAAATACAAAAGGAATAGAAACAAAACTGGATATACCAGATACTCCTATCAAAATTTTGGGAAATTTTAATCAGCTAGAACAAGTTCTAATTAATATTATAGTAAATGCCGCTCAAGCAATGCAAGGAGGAGGAAAACTTTCGATAAAAGCATATGAGCAAGGAGAAAAAGCCATTATAGAAATTGCTGATACAGGGCCTGGTATTCCAAAAGAAATTAAAGATAAAATTTTTGAGCCTTTTTTTACTACTAAAGAAAAGGGAACGGGATTAGGACTTTCCGTTTCCTATAGTATTATTAAAAAACATCACGGAGATATAAAAGTAGAAAGTGAAGTCGGGAAAGGAACAATATTTAAAATCATTTTGCCAATAGCAAAGAGATATAATAATGCCGCACAATAA
- a CDS encoding response regulator, whose amino-acid sequence MPSSKYKIMVIDDEPIVGKRLKLAFEKSGYEVLVYNNGKEALLALDKEPFDVIVTDLKMDIDGFEIFNKAKKLNPKAKVIIITGYADAQSARRAIQEGVFDFIPKPFRLEDLKKSVLKAIEELKSK is encoded by the coding sequence ATGCCATCTTCTAAATATAAAATTATGGTCATTGATGATGAGCCTATTGTCGGCAAAAGATTAAAGCTAGCTTTTGAAAAATCTGGTTATGAAGTTTTAGTATATAATAATGGAAAAGAAGCCTTACTAGCACTAGATAAGGAACCCTTTGACGTTATTGTAACAGACTTAAAAATGGATATCGATGGCTTTGAAATATTTAATAAAGCAAAGAAATTAAATCCCAAGGCTAAAGTAATAATTATTACTGGATATGCAGATGCTCAAAGTGCAAGAAGGGCAATACAAGAAGGTGTTTTTGATTTTATTCCCAAACCTTTCCGTTTAGAAGATCTTAAAAAGTCTGTACTAAAGGCAATCGAAGAGCTAAAATCCAAATAA
- a CDS encoding TIGR02186 family protein has protein sequence MRNKKYIFVSILLGIFLLGTLIEKSFASISCEIVPNYIPIHFFYSGKDVEIFGHSDQKADVVIVIQDKAEELHLRKKGKVKGLFWMNVGELTFEPVPIVFMVFSNKPLDQILDKTEQAKYGIGYAALFKEVKIKPDPGPDRNRWIKEFIKFKEHHHLYREKFNSIKIEPEGPSYKYQLHFHWPFQAPPDVYTVTVYAIKDGKVVGSCKKKIKIEKVGLLKTISDMALERPALYGIIAIIIAIVAGIGVGLIFGGKSKH, from the coding sequence ATGCGTAACAAAAAATATATTTTCGTCTCCATCTTATTAGGAATCTTTTTATTGGGAACTTTGATTGAAAAAAGTTTCGCCTCTATTTCTTGTGAAATTGTACCCAATTATATTCCAATCCATTTTTTTTATAGTGGAAAAGACGTAGAAATTTTTGGACACAGTGATCAAAAAGCAGACGTAGTAATTGTCATCCAAGATAAGGCAGAAGAATTACATTTGAGAAAAAAAGGAAAGGTAAAAGGTCTTTTTTGGATGAATGTAGGCGAGCTAACCTTCGAGCCCGTTCCTATCGTTTTTATGGTTTTTTCTAATAAACCATTAGATCAAATTTTGGATAAAACAGAACAAGCAAAATATGGCATAGGATATGCTGCTTTATTCAAAGAAGTAAAAATAAAACCTGATCCCGGTCCTGACCGTAACAGATGGATTAAAGAGTTTATAAAATTCAAAGAACATCACCATCTCTATCGCGAAAAATTCAATTCAATTAAAATAGAACCTGAAGGCCCTAGCTATAAATATCAACTCCATTTTCACTGGCCTTTTCAGGCTCCCCCAGACGTTTATACTGTGACTGTATATGCTATCAAGGACGGCAAGGTTGTCGGTTCTTGTAAAAAGAAGATAAAAATAGAAAAAGTGGGCCTTCTCAAGACCATTTCTGATATGGCTCTAGAAAGACCGGCCCTTTACGGCATCATTGCTATTATTATTGCTATTGTGGCAGGAATAGGAGTAGGATTAATATTTGGTGGTAAGTCTAAGCATTAA
- a CDS encoding sulfite exporter TauE/SafE family protein yields MYIYLPIALTSVNIFLIVGLGLGVGLLSGLFGVGGGFLMTPLLIMIGIPPTVAAATDANQIVAASASGTIAHWRLGNVDFKMGLLLLIGGFTGGALGVHIIKILRAMGNADFLIKITYVVMLGLVGSFMFVESLMALKGRSKSETQTTAKTAGPSKGKKRAFIARLPFQTYFEKSGVSHSVIVPILLGAFVGILAAIMGVGGGFLMVPVMLYLLRMPMHVVVGTSLFQIMFTCTEVTFLQAYTNHTVDFILAILLLLGSTIGAQIGAIFGRRLKGEQLKILLAIIVLAVTVKMLLGLVMKPDLLLSYKGGH; encoded by the coding sequence ATGTACATTTATCTACCTATTGCTTTGACCAGTGTGAACATCTTCCTTATTGTCGGATTGGGCCTTGGGGTAGGACTACTTTCTGGACTTTTTGGAGTAGGTGGTGGTTTTTTGATGACCCCCCTACTCATTATGATTGGGATCCCACCTACTGTGGCGGCCGCTACTGATGCTAATCAAATCGTAGCAGCTTCAGCATCTGGGACCATTGCTCATTGGCGTTTAGGAAATGTGGATTTCAAGATGGGCCTTCTTCTCTTAATAGGAGGATTTACCGGAGGGGCTTTAGGTGTCCATATCATCAAAATATTACGGGCTATGGGTAATGCTGATTTCCTTATCAAAATTACCTACGTGGTCATGTTGGGTTTGGTAGGAAGTTTTATGTTTGTGGAAAGTTTAATGGCACTTAAAGGCAGAAGCAAAAGCGAAACTCAAACAACTGCTAAAACAGCAGGTCCAAGTAAAGGTAAAAAAAGGGCCTTCATTGCCCGACTTCCTTTTCAAACATATTTTGAAAAATCTGGAGTTAGCCATTCGGTCATTGTTCCCATCTTATTAGGTGCTTTTGTTGGAATTTTGGCAGCTATTATGGGAGTTGGTGGCGGTTTTCTAATGGTGCCCGTGATGCTTTATTTGCTTAGAATGCCGATGCATGTAGTAGTAGGTACTAGTCTCTTTCAAATTATGTTTACTTGTACCGAAGTTACTTTTCTACAAGCATATACTAACCATACAGTAGATTTTATTTTAGCTATTCTTTTACTCTTAGGTTCCACTATAGGCGCACAAATAGGAGCTATTTTCGGACGTCGCCTCAAAGGAGAACAACTTAAAATTCTACTTGCTATAATAGTTTTAGCAGTAACCGTGAAAATGCTACTTGGACTTGTTATGAAACCCGACCTTCTACTATCTTACAAAGGAGGACATTAA
- a CDS encoding PEP/pyruvate-binding domain-containing protein produces MKLVDIFLKKLDYLYGKIKSFYFSNHSTEDPDFTTQILYGTTELKKKYFCFKKVLMENEKILDLMSEIVQNRERFCDKSYYVFQIESLLSHTLSFIDSLNEFSDRKYTWLYEIYQNIAKNIRKDLNLIEKTYSPKLIYFLENISKESIHEIGAKAANLAEVKNVLHLPVPEGLVISSSAFQKIIYKNDLDNFIKKRLDNLNIEDKEKISTISKEIKQAILNSRLPKEFSDKLTDALNKIGSEYWSVRSSALGEDGEYSFAGQFFSKLNVPLSDVPRAYLEVLASLYEERAIYYRLAKGLNLHKMSMPVLILEMINARSSGVIYTANPISSSKEEMLISAHWGIGKPVVGGDNLPDIFVLDRHTGNIKEQKIASKSKKLVTDKKNGLKEEEIPISLQKEPSLNPDEILKLYQMAITIEEYYQSPQDIEWCIDENGNIYILQTRPLKTLSIKAKRANSPKFLLCKGDPVSPGVACGTIFWLEDLKDIKSLPQQAIVVTKNMDPSLVTIVHHIKGLISLRGSSLSHLATILREFNIPAIICPSLTPEEIPNGKLVTLDAINGNLYLGRRENILEIQISPKFPKKKRDSQIEKVLEYIIPLNLAEIPEDGKIFPEQIKSIHDLVRFGHEILIKEMFLWGEKDYSRMAHILFSSRVPIVFYVVDIEGGLKPHVAFKKKITIEDVCSIPFLAFWEGMSHPDVRWAGNVPFELQSFISIVSRSFVRDRDLFGKAYVLISREYFNFHCKLAYHFAVVDSYCSEDNMASNYIAFSFQGGAANLEGRLGRLLVIKKILSHFGFKINIKADRLKAILRGTTKKETEQILNQIGRLMAYVRQLDMSVNSDHLVDKYAKAFLEGNYSVVHE; encoded by the coding sequence ATGAAATTGGTAGATATCTTTTTAAAAAAATTGGATTATCTGTATGGTAAAATAAAATCTTTTTATTTTTCTAATCATTCTACTGAAGATCCTGACTTTACAACTCAGATTCTATATGGAACAACAGAGCTAAAAAAGAAATATTTTTGTTTTAAAAAAGTATTGATGGAAAATGAAAAAATACTTGATCTAATGTCAGAAATTGTCCAAAATCGAGAAAGATTTTGTGATAAATCCTATTATGTCTTTCAAATTGAATCACTGCTATCTCATACATTATCCTTTATTGACTCTCTTAATGAATTTTCTGACAGAAAATATACCTGGTTATATGAAATATATCAAAATATTGCTAAAAATATAAGAAAAGATTTGAATTTAATAGAGAAAACTTATTCTCCTAAATTAATATATTTCTTAGAAAATATTTCTAAAGAATCTATCCATGAAATAGGAGCGAAAGCTGCTAACTTAGCTGAAGTTAAAAATGTATTACATCTCCCAGTTCCCGAAGGATTAGTTATATCATCATCTGCTTTTCAAAAAATAATCTACAAAAATGATTTAGATAATTTTATTAAAAAACGCTTGGACAATCTGAACATAGAAGACAAAGAAAAAATTTCTACGATTTCTAAGGAAATCAAACAAGCCATTTTAAATTCCCGTTTACCTAAAGAATTTTCTGATAAATTAACAGATGCTTTAAATAAAATAGGATCAGAATATTGGAGTGTTCGTTCCAGTGCTCTAGGAGAAGACGGAGAATATTCTTTTGCGGGACAATTTTTTTCTAAGTTAAATGTTCCTTTAAGTGATGTTCCTAGAGCTTATCTAGAGGTGTTGGCAAGCCTTTATGAAGAAAGAGCTATATATTATCGCCTGGCGAAAGGTCTTAATCTACACAAAATGTCAATGCCAGTTCTAATATTAGAAATGATAAATGCACGTAGTTCTGGAGTTATTTATACTGCCAATCCTATAAGTTCGTCTAAAGAAGAAATGCTTATCTCTGCTCATTGGGGAATAGGAAAACCTGTGGTAGGAGGTGATAATCTTCCGGATATTTTTGTTTTAGATCGCCATACAGGTAACATAAAAGAGCAAAAAATCGCTTCAAAAAGTAAAAAATTGGTGACAGATAAAAAAAACGGACTTAAAGAAGAAGAAATTCCAATTTCCTTACAAAAAGAGCCCTCCCTAAATCCTGACGAAATATTAAAATTATATCAAATGGCAATTACTATTGAAGAATATTATCAATCTCCTCAAGATATAGAGTGGTGCATTGATGAAAATGGAAATATTTATATCTTGCAGACTCGCCCCTTAAAAACCCTTTCCATAAAAGCCAAAAGGGCAAATTCTCCAAAATTTTTGCTTTGTAAAGGGGATCCTGTGAGCCCCGGCGTGGCTTGTGGGACTATATTTTGGCTTGAAGATTTGAAAGACATAAAATCCCTTCCTCAACAAGCCATTGTGGTTACAAAAAATATGGATCCAAGCTTAGTAACAATTGTTCACCATATAAAAGGCCTGATTTCCCTACGAGGAAGTAGTTTGAGCCACCTGGCCACTATTTTGAGGGAATTCAATATTCCAGCTATAATATGTCCATCTTTGACTCCAGAAGAAATTCCTAATGGGAAGTTAGTAACTTTGGATGCTATCAACGGAAACCTATATTTAGGACGAAGAGAAAACATCCTTGAAATTCAAATTTCTCCTAAATTTCCTAAAAAAAAGAGAGATTCACAAATAGAAAAGGTTCTTGAGTATATTATTCCTTTGAATTTAGCCGAAATTCCAGAAGACGGGAAAATATTTCCTGAACAAATAAAATCTATCCATGATTTAGTAAGATTTGGTCACGAAATTTTAATCAAAGAAATGTTTTTATGGGGAGAAAAAGACTATTCAAGAATGGCTCATATCCTATTTTCGTCTCGAGTACCCATAGTATTTTATGTTGTTGATATTGAAGGAGGTCTTAAGCCTCATGTGGCCTTTAAGAAAAAAATAACCATTGAAGATGTATGTTCCATCCCCTTTTTGGCTTTTTGGGAAGGTATGAGCCATCCAGATGTTCGTTGGGCAGGAAACGTTCCCTTTGAGTTGCAAAGTTTTATTTCTATAGTTTCTCGGTCTTTTGTGCGTGATAGGGATCTCTTTGGGAAGGCATATGTCCTTATATCACGGGAATATTTCAATTTCCATTGTAAGCTAGCATACCACTTTGCGGTTGTAGATTCTTACTGTAGCGAAGATAACATGGCTAGCAATTATATTGCTTTTTCTTTCCAAGGAGGCGCTGCCAACCTAGAAGGTAGATTAGGAAGACTTCTAGTAATTAAAAAAATTTTATCCCATTTTGGTTTTAAAATCAATATTAAAGCTGATCGTCTTAAAGCTATTTTAAGAGGAACAACTAAAAAAGAAACAGAGCAGATTCTTAATCAAATTGGGCGACTAATGGCTTACGTTCGTCAACTAGATATGTCCGTCAATAGTGACCATCTTGTTGATAAATATGCTAAAGCTTTTTTGGAGGGGAATTATTCAGTTGTTCACGAATAA